One Saccharopolyspora erythraea NRRL 2338 genomic region harbors:
- a CDS encoding IclR family transcriptional regulator, whose translation MGGSSDVPALRRGLAILGVLAGRPGPVSAGVIARELELPRSTTYHLLSELVAAGFVTHLPEERRYGLGVATFELGSAYLRHDPLERLAGPLLRKLVDQVGRTAHLGVLHGGESLYLIKERPSQPQTLVTDVGVRLPAQLTASGRAMLAHLPAAQVRALFPSAAGFVLRTDRGPRNLPELRRVLAAERRLGWTVEDGYVTAGFASVACPVFDYGGRPTASISVTFRHFCDGEGECGQTWPEVAEQVGRTARELTARIGGHG comes from the coding sequence GTGGGCGGCAGCAGCGACGTGCCCGCGCTGCGGCGCGGGCTGGCCATCCTCGGCGTGCTGGCGGGACGGCCGGGACCGGTGTCGGCCGGGGTCATCGCCCGCGAGCTGGAGCTGCCGAGGTCGACGACGTACCACCTGCTGTCCGAGCTGGTCGCGGCCGGTTTCGTGACGCACCTGCCGGAGGAGCGGCGCTACGGGCTCGGCGTGGCGACCTTCGAGCTGGGCTCGGCGTACCTGCGCCACGACCCGCTGGAACGCCTCGCCGGGCCGCTGCTGCGCAAGCTCGTCGACCAGGTCGGGCGGACCGCGCACCTGGGAGTCCTGCACGGCGGCGAGTCGCTGTATCTGATCAAGGAGCGCCCGTCGCAGCCGCAGACGCTGGTCACCGACGTGGGTGTGCGGCTGCCCGCGCAGCTCACCGCGTCCGGCCGCGCGATGCTGGCGCACCTGCCCGCGGCGCAGGTCCGGGCGCTGTTCCCGTCCGCCGCGGGTTTCGTGCTGCGCACCGACCGCGGGCCGCGCAACCTGCCGGAGCTGCGGCGGGTGCTGGCGGCCGAGCGGCGGCTCGGGTGGACGGTGGAGGACGGCTACGTCACGGCGGGGTTCGCGTCGGTGGCGTGCCCGGTCTTCGACTACGGCGGCCGGCCGACGGCGTCGATCAGCGTGACCTTCCGGCACTTCTGCGACGGCGAAGGCGAGTGCGGGCAGACCTGGCCGGAGGTGGCCGAGCAGGTGGGCCGCACCGCGCGGGAGCTGACGGCCCGCATCGGCGGCCACGGGTAG
- a CDS encoding ABC transporter substrate-binding protein, whose amino-acid sequence MKRLLAFAAVAALALTGCASQDPLEANKAQGGTVVVGSADFAESELLMEIYAEALRSTGTDVQTRPRIGAREFYVNAVKGGELTLVPEYTGNLLAYLDKQAAGTEAQEVYNQLKGKLPPELELLDQSPAEDSDVLAVTAATAATGVRSMTDLGPRCGEFVLGAPAEWKSRWEARIGEVYGCKFKEIRSVEAGTVTVDALTGNQVQVANLFTTSSQIQQNNLVKLDDPKNMFPAQNVVPLVHKSTLKPEQVAVLNKVSAALTTDELTDLNRQLEVDKANPADVAKSFVASAGI is encoded by the coding sequence ATGAAGCGGTTGCTCGCCTTCGCCGCGGTCGCGGCACTGGCGCTGACCGGCTGCGCGTCGCAGGACCCGCTGGAGGCGAACAAGGCACAGGGCGGGACGGTCGTCGTCGGCTCCGCCGACTTCGCCGAGAGCGAGCTGCTGATGGAGATCTACGCCGAGGCGTTGCGCTCCACCGGCACCGACGTGCAGACCCGGCCCCGCATCGGCGCCCGCGAGTTCTACGTCAACGCGGTCAAGGGCGGTGAGCTGACGCTCGTGCCCGAATACACCGGGAACCTGCTGGCGTACCTGGACAAGCAGGCCGCCGGCACCGAGGCGCAGGAGGTCTACAACCAGCTCAAGGGCAAGCTGCCCCCGGAGCTGGAACTGCTGGACCAGTCGCCTGCCGAGGACTCCGACGTGCTCGCGGTGACCGCCGCGACGGCCGCGACCGGCGTGCGGTCGATGACCGACCTCGGGCCGCGCTGCGGGGAGTTCGTGCTCGGTGCGCCCGCGGAGTGGAAGTCCCGGTGGGAGGCCCGCATCGGCGAGGTCTACGGCTGCAAGTTCAAGGAGATCCGCAGCGTCGAGGCGGGCACCGTCACCGTCGACGCGCTGACCGGCAACCAGGTGCAGGTGGCCAACCTGTTCACGACCTCGTCGCAGATCCAGCAGAACAACCTGGTCAAGCTCGACGACCCGAAGAACATGTTCCCGGCGCAGAACGTGGTGCCGCTGGTGCACAAGTCCACGCTCAAGCCCGAGCAGGTCGCGGTGCTGAACAAGGTCTCGGCGGCCCTGACCACCGACGAGCTCACCGATCTCAACCGGCAGCTGGAGGTCGACAAGGCCAACCCCGCCGACGTGGCGAAGTCCTTCGTCGCCTCGGCAGGCATCTGA
- a CDS encoding ABC transporter ATP-binding protein, producing the protein MIEFQSVRKQYDNGTVAVHELSLVVETGTITVFVGPSGCGKTTLMRMVNRMIDPSSGTVLVNGTDVRESDPARLRRGIGYVIQQAGLFPHRTVLDNVATVPLLFGQRRREARSRAGELLELVGLPSELGKRYPAQLSGGQQQRVGVARALAADPPVLLMDEPFSAVDPVVREGLQDELLRLQAELDKTVLFVTHDIDEAIKLGEKVAVLRQGGHLAQYAEPDDLLAEPADDFVTSFVGRDRGYRRLSFVDSDGIRTGQVDTVRVGETARPSVEWQLALDADGRPRGWLEPGTTVSGPLAEDQLVAGGSLYTEHAPLRGALDAALSAPSGLGVVVDADGGYVGVVTARHVLDLIERRRDATA; encoded by the coding sequence TTGATCGAGTTCCAGTCCGTGCGCAAGCAGTACGACAACGGCACCGTCGCCGTCCACGAACTCAGCCTGGTCGTGGAGACCGGCACCATCACGGTCTTCGTCGGGCCGTCGGGGTGCGGCAAGACCACGCTGATGCGGATGGTCAACCGGATGATCGACCCGTCGTCGGGCACCGTGCTCGTCAACGGCACCGACGTCCGCGAGTCCGACCCCGCCCGGCTGCGCCGCGGTATCGGCTACGTCATCCAGCAGGCCGGGCTGTTCCCGCACCGGACCGTGCTCGACAACGTCGCCACCGTGCCGCTGCTTTTCGGCCAGCGCCGCCGCGAGGCCCGCAGCCGCGCCGGCGAGCTGCTGGAGCTGGTGGGCCTGCCCTCGGAGCTCGGCAAACGCTACCCGGCGCAGCTTTCCGGCGGTCAGCAGCAGCGGGTCGGGGTGGCCCGGGCGCTGGCGGCCGACCCGCCGGTGCTGCTGATGGACGAGCCGTTCAGCGCGGTCGACCCGGTGGTGCGCGAGGGGCTCCAGGACGAGTTGCTGCGCCTGCAGGCCGAGCTGGACAAGACGGTCCTGTTCGTCACCCACGACATCGACGAGGCCATCAAGCTGGGCGAGAAGGTGGCCGTGCTGCGCCAGGGCGGTCACCTCGCCCAGTACGCCGAGCCCGACGACCTGCTCGCCGAACCCGCCGACGACTTCGTGACCTCCTTCGTCGGCCGCGACCGGGGCTACCGGCGGCTGTCCTTCGTGGACTCGGACGGCATCCGGACCGGTCAGGTCGACACCGTCCGGGTGGGCGAGACCGCGCGCCCGAGCGTGGAGTGGCAGCTCGCCCTCGACGCCGACGGCAGGCCGCGCGGCTGGCTGGAACCCGGCACCACCGTCTCCGGCCCGCTCGCCGAGGACCAGCTCGTCGCGGGCGGCTCCCTCTACACCGAGCACGCGCCCCTGCGCGGCGCGCTCGACGCCGCCCTGTCGGCACCCTCCGGGCTCGGCGTGGTCGTCGACGCCGACGGCGGCTACGTCGGGGTGGTCACCGCCCGGCACGTGCTCGACCTCATCGAGCGCAGGCGGGACGCCACGGCATGA
- a CDS encoding ABC transporter permease — MIGELVAWLTDPANWTGQGGILVQTLLHLYYCVVSVAVAALVGVPLGVYIGHTGRGAVFVVGASNAMRALPTLGVVTLLVLSFGLGEAPALAGLVILAVPAIVSGTYAGITNAPPDAVDAARGMGMTSWQRLWQVELPNALPLLFGGVRSAMLQVVATAAVAAYVGLGGLGRILLDGLKISDYAQMAGAAIMVALLAVLLDLVLAGVSRRLIPRGLVPATRNRR, encoded by the coding sequence ATGATCGGCGAACTCGTCGCGTGGCTGACCGACCCGGCCAACTGGACCGGGCAGGGCGGCATCCTCGTGCAGACGTTGCTGCACCTCTACTACTGCGTCGTCTCGGTCGCCGTCGCCGCGCTGGTCGGCGTGCCGCTGGGCGTCTACATCGGCCACACCGGGCGCGGCGCGGTGTTCGTCGTAGGCGCGAGCAACGCCATGCGCGCCCTGCCGACGCTGGGCGTGGTCACTCTGCTGGTGCTGAGCTTCGGGCTGGGTGAGGCGCCTGCGCTGGCCGGGCTGGTGATCCTGGCCGTCCCGGCGATCGTGTCCGGCACCTACGCCGGCATCACCAACGCCCCGCCCGACGCCGTCGACGCGGCCAGGGGCATGGGCATGACCTCGTGGCAGCGGCTGTGGCAGGTGGAGCTGCCCAACGCGCTGCCGCTGCTGTTCGGCGGGGTGCGCAGCGCGATGCTGCAGGTGGTGGCCACCGCGGCCGTCGCGGCCTACGTCGGGCTCGGCGGTCTGGGCCGCATCCTGCTGGACGGGCTCAAGATCAGCGACTACGCGCAGATGGCCGGGGCGGCGATCATGGTCGCCCTGCTGGCCGTGCTGCTCGATCTCGTGCTGGCCGGAGTGTCCAGGCGCCTGATCCCGCGCGGACTGGTGCCGGCCACCCGAAATAGGAGGTAA
- the hutH gene encoding histidine ammonia-lyase: MHDNAHRIGPDSLTREQVVEVARGRARVELTQHAEHGIATTRKHIEALAADPHPTYGVSTGFGALAVRHIPGDRRAALQQSFVRSHAAGAGPEVEAEVVRALMLLRLRTVATGRTGVRLETAHALLAMLNAGIVPVVHEFGSLGCSGDLAPLASVALALTGEGEVTDAQGVRRPAAEALAEAGIEPVVLAEKEGLALTNGTDGMLGMLVLAQHDLAALLDVADVTAAMSVEALLGTDRVFAADLHRLRPHPGQAVSAARMAAVLADSPIVASHRGPDCNRVQDAYSLRCAPQVHGAARDAVAYSETVADRELAAAIDNPVVLDDGRVESNGNFHGAPLAHALDFLAIPLTDVASMAERRTDRMLDVARSHGLPAFLADDPGVDSGHMIAHYTQAGVVSELKRLAVPASVDSIPTSAMQEDHVSMGWHAARKLRRAVDGLTTVLAVELLTAARALDLRAPLEPAPATAAVRDLLRTRVGGPGPDRHIAPEIAATAELVRSGAVREAVAKYTAGAHE; encoded by the coding sequence ATGCACGACAACGCGCACAGGATCGGCCCGGACTCGCTGACGCGCGAGCAGGTGGTCGAGGTCGCCCGCGGCCGCGCCCGGGTCGAACTCACCCAGCACGCCGAACACGGCATCGCGACGACCCGCAAGCACATCGAGGCGCTCGCGGCGGACCCGCACCCGACCTACGGGGTCTCGACCGGTTTCGGCGCCCTCGCGGTCCGCCACATCCCGGGCGACCGCCGCGCCGCGCTGCAGCAGTCCTTCGTGCGCTCGCACGCCGCGGGCGCCGGCCCGGAGGTGGAGGCCGAGGTGGTGCGGGCGCTCATGCTGCTGCGCCTGCGCACGGTGGCCACCGGCCGCACCGGCGTCCGCCTGGAGACCGCGCACGCCCTGCTCGCGATGCTCAACGCGGGCATCGTGCCGGTGGTGCACGAGTTCGGCTCGCTCGGCTGCTCCGGGGACCTCGCGCCGCTGGCGTCGGTGGCGCTGGCGCTGACCGGCGAGGGCGAGGTCACCGACGCCCAGGGCGTGCGCAGGCCGGCTGCCGAGGCGCTGGCCGAGGCCGGGATCGAACCGGTCGTGCTCGCCGAGAAGGAAGGGCTGGCGCTGACCAACGGCACCGACGGCATGCTCGGCATGCTCGTGCTCGCCCAGCACGACCTCGCCGCCCTGCTCGACGTCGCCGACGTGACGGCGGCGATGAGCGTCGAGGCCCTGCTCGGCACCGACCGGGTCTTCGCCGCCGACCTGCACCGGCTGCGCCCGCACCCCGGACAGGCCGTCTCCGCCGCGCGGATGGCCGCGGTGCTGGCGGACTCGCCGATCGTGGCCAGCCACCGCGGTCCCGACTGCAACCGGGTCCAGGACGCGTACTCGCTGCGCTGCGCACCGCAGGTGCACGGAGCGGCGCGGGACGCGGTCGCCTACTCCGAGACCGTCGCGGACCGCGAGCTCGCCGCTGCCATCGACAACCCGGTCGTGCTCGACGACGGGCGAGTGGAGTCCAACGGCAACTTCCACGGCGCGCCCCTCGCGCACGCGCTGGACTTCCTGGCGATCCCGCTCACCGACGTCGCGAGCATGGCCGAGCGCCGCACCGACCGGATGCTCGACGTGGCGCGCTCGCACGGTCTGCCCGCGTTCCTGGCCGACGACCCCGGCGTCGACTCCGGTCACATGATCGCCCACTACACCCAGGCCGGTGTCGTCAGCGAGCTCAAGCGGCTGGCCGTCCCGGCGTCGGTCGACTCGATCCCGACCAGCGCGATGCAGGAGGACCACGTGTCGATGGGCTGGCACGCGGCCCGCAAGCTGCGCCGCGCCGTCGACGGTCTCACCACGGTCCTGGCCGTCGAGCTGCTGACCGCGGCGCGGGCGCTGGACCTGCGCGCGCCGCTGGAGCCGGCCCCGGCGACCGCGGCCGTCCGCGACCTGCTGCGCACCCGCGTCGGCGGGCCCGGCCCCGACCGCCACATCGCTCCCGAGATCGCCGCCACCGCCGAGCTGGTCCGCTCCGGCGCGGTGCGCGAGGCGGTCGCCAAGTACACAGCCGGTGCCCACGAGTGA
- the hutU gene encoding urocanate hydratase encodes MSSARPVRAARGTTLTARSWSTEAPLRMLQNNLDPEVAERPDDLVVYGGTGKAARNWASFDAIVRELTTLSDDETLLVQSGKPVGVLRTHEWAPRVLLANSNLVGDWANWPEFRRLDALGLMMYGQMTAGSWIYIGTQGILQGTYETFAAVAERRFGGTLAGTLTITAGLGGMGGAQPLAVTMNEGVALVVECDPERAHRRVKHGYLDEVADGLDQAIEKAEAAKAQRRAYSVAVIGNAAEVLPELLRRGVRADIVTDQTSAHDPLSYLPLGVELEDWEDYASKKPEEFTDRARDSMAKHVEAMVGFMDAGAEVFDYGNSLRGEAQLAGYGRAFDYPGFVPAYIRPLFCEGKGPFRWAALSGDPADIAATDRAILDLFGDDDHLARWIRLAGEKVSFQGLPARICWLGYGERHLAGLRFNEMVASGELKAPLVLGRDHLDCGSVASPYRETEGMADGSDAIADWPLLNALVNTASGATWVSLHHGGGVGMGRSLHAGQVTVADGTALAAQKLERVLTNDPGMGVIRHVDAGYDRAREVATERGVRVPGLA; translated from the coding sequence ATGAGCTCTGCCCGACCCGTGCGCGCTGCGCGCGGGACCACGCTGACCGCGCGCAGCTGGAGCACCGAGGCTCCGCTGCGGATGCTGCAGAACAACCTCGACCCCGAGGTGGCCGAGCGGCCCGACGACCTCGTCGTCTACGGCGGAACCGGCAAGGCCGCCCGCAACTGGGCCAGCTTCGACGCCATCGTCCGCGAGCTGACCACGCTCTCCGACGACGAGACGCTGCTGGTGCAGTCGGGCAAGCCCGTCGGCGTCCTGCGCACCCACGAGTGGGCGCCGCGGGTGCTGCTGGCCAACTCCAACCTGGTCGGCGACTGGGCGAACTGGCCGGAGTTCCGCCGCCTCGACGCGCTCGGCCTGATGATGTACGGGCAGATGACCGCGGGTTCGTGGATCTACATCGGCACCCAGGGCATCCTGCAGGGCACCTACGAGACCTTCGCCGCGGTCGCCGAGCGCCGCTTCGGCGGCACCCTCGCAGGCACGCTGACGATCACCGCTGGTCTGGGCGGGATGGGTGGTGCCCAGCCGCTGGCGGTGACCATGAACGAGGGCGTGGCGCTGGTCGTCGAGTGCGACCCCGAGCGCGCGCACCGGCGGGTCAAGCACGGCTACCTCGACGAGGTCGCCGACGGCCTGGACCAGGCGATCGAGAAGGCCGAGGCCGCCAAGGCGCAGCGACGCGCCTATTCCGTCGCGGTCATCGGCAACGCCGCCGAGGTGCTGCCCGAACTGCTGCGCCGCGGGGTGCGGGCCGACATCGTCACAGACCAGACCTCCGCGCACGACCCGCTGTCCTACCTGCCGCTGGGCGTGGAGCTGGAGGACTGGGAGGACTACGCGAGCAAGAAGCCCGAGGAGTTCACCGACCGCGCCAGGGACTCGATGGCCAAGCACGTCGAGGCCATGGTCGGGTTCATGGACGCCGGGGCGGAGGTCTTCGACTACGGCAACTCGCTGCGCGGCGAGGCCCAGCTCGCCGGGTACGGCCGCGCCTTCGACTACCCCGGCTTCGTCCCCGCCTACATCCGGCCGCTGTTCTGCGAGGGCAAGGGCCCGTTCCGGTGGGCGGCGCTGTCCGGCGATCCGGCCGACATCGCCGCGACCGACCGGGCGATCCTGGACCTGTTCGGCGACGACGACCACCTCGCGCGCTGGATCCGGCTCGCGGGGGAGAAGGTCTCGTTCCAGGGTCTGCCGGCCCGCATCTGCTGGCTCGGATACGGCGAGCGCCACCTGGCCGGGCTGCGGTTCAACGAGATGGTCGCCTCCGGTGAGCTGAAGGCACCGCTGGTGCTCGGCCGCGACCACCTGGACTGCGGTTCGGTGGCGTCCCCCTACCGCGAGACCGAGGGCATGGCCGACGGATCGGACGCGATCGCCGACTGGCCGCTGCTGAACGCGCTGGTCAACACCGCTTCCGGCGCCACGTGGGTGTCGCTGCACCACGGCGGTGGAGTCGGCATGGGGCGGTCGCTGCACGCCGGTCAGGTCACCGTCGCCGACGGCACCGCGCTGGCGGCGCAGAAGCTGGAGCGGGTGCTGACCAACGACCCGGGCATGGGCGTCATCCGGCACGTCGACGCCGGCTACGACCGCGCCCGCGAGGTGGCCACCGAGCGCGGCGTCCGGGTGCCCGGCCTGGCCTGA
- a CDS encoding formimidoylglutamate deiminase: MGVSTAYWCEWAWLPGGPVPGVLVETEDGRITSVSEVDDPGGARRLGGLVLPGMANAHSHAFHRALRGRTSAGKGTFWTWRDQMYKVAARLDPESYHRLATAVFAEMALSGMTCVGEFHYLHHAPGGQRYSDPNAMGAALAQAAADAGIRLTLLDTCYLAGGFGKPVEGVQLRYTDGDVSAWADRVDEFKPAGDHVRVGAALHSVRAVPAEAIPGVVEWAGGADAPLHAHLSEQRAENEACLAAHGCTPTQLLASHGALGESTTAVHATHLAPGDLPLLGGSGTGVCLCPTTEADLADGIGPASALAVAGSPLSVGSDGHSVIDQFAEVQAVESYMRLSQETRGNFTPADLVTMATASGHRALGWSDAGWIGAGARADLVAVGLDSARLAGVPPEAVVSAASADDVRDVVVDGRLVVRDGTHRLVPDLAERMRDSVAALL; encoded by the coding sequence ATGGGTGTGTCGACCGCGTACTGGTGCGAGTGGGCGTGGCTGCCCGGCGGTCCGGTGCCGGGGGTGCTCGTCGAGACCGAGGACGGGCGCATCACCTCGGTGTCCGAAGTGGACGATCCTGGCGGTGCGCGAAGGCTGGGCGGGCTGGTGCTGCCCGGTATGGCCAACGCGCACTCGCACGCCTTCCACCGGGCGCTGCGCGGGCGCACCAGCGCAGGCAAGGGCACCTTCTGGACGTGGCGCGACCAGATGTACAAGGTCGCGGCCCGGCTCGACCCGGAGAGCTACCACCGGCTGGCGACGGCGGTCTTCGCCGAGATGGCGCTGTCCGGCATGACCTGCGTCGGGGAGTTCCACTACCTGCACCACGCGCCCGGCGGGCAGCGCTACTCCGACCCGAACGCGATGGGGGCGGCGCTCGCGCAGGCCGCCGCCGACGCCGGAATCCGGTTGACGCTGCTGGACACCTGCTACCTCGCGGGCGGGTTCGGCAAGCCCGTCGAAGGGGTCCAGCTCCGCTACACCGACGGTGACGTGTCGGCGTGGGCCGACCGGGTCGACGAGTTCAAGCCGGCGGGCGACCACGTGCGCGTGGGTGCCGCGCTGCACTCGGTCCGCGCGGTCCCGGCCGAAGCGATCCCCGGAGTCGTGGAGTGGGCCGGTGGCGCCGACGCCCCGCTGCACGCGCACCTGTCCGAACAGCGCGCGGAGAACGAGGCGTGCCTGGCCGCGCACGGCTGCACGCCCACGCAACTGCTGGCGTCGCACGGCGCGCTGGGGGAGTCCACCACCGCCGTGCACGCGACCCACCTGGCTCCGGGGGATCTCCCGCTGCTGGGCGGTAGCGGCACCGGCGTCTGCCTGTGCCCGACGACGGAAGCCGACCTCGCCGACGGCATCGGTCCGGCGAGCGCACTGGCCGTCGCGGGCAGTCCGCTGTCGGTCGGCAGCGACGGCCACTCGGTGATCGACCAGTTCGCCGAGGTGCAGGCGGTGGAGTCCTACATGCGGCTGAGCCAGGAGACGCGAGGCAACTTCACGCCCGCGGACCTGGTGACGATGGCGACCGCCTCCGGTCATCGCGCCCTCGGCTGGAGCGACGCCGGATGGATCGGTGCCGGGGCCCGCGCCGACCTCGTCGCTGTCGGGCTCGACAGCGCCCGGCTCGCGGGGGTGCCACCGGAGGCCGTCGTGTCGGCGGCCAGTGCGGACGACGTGCGCGACGTCGTTGTGGACGGCAGGCTGGTCGTCCGCGACGGCACCCACCGGCTGGTTCCGGATCTCGCCGAACGCATGCGGGATTCGGTCGCCGCGCTGTTGTAG
- a CDS encoding allantoate amidohydrolase translates to MTTSELLSAIDGVGTDRRRGGFSRHAFDPAEMELREWFAEQAEARDLRVTTDRNANLWAWWGEPGDDAVVTGSHLDSVPGGGAFDGPLGVVSSLAAVDSLRASGFVPRRPLAVVVFAEEEGGRFGVPCLGSRLLAGTIDPDKARGLRDPDGVSFADAMRSAGMRADRVGRDEEALRRIGQFVELHVEQGRGLVDLERPVAVASSILAHGRWRFRFSGQGNHAGATLITDRRDPMLPASRLVLAARRAAAGVEGARATVGRLVPNPGGTNVIPSTVDLWLDARSPTDAATRSVVDELTERAREFAAEEGCEVVVTEESYGDTVHFQPALRDELSGLLEDAPLLPTGAGHDAGILAAEVPTAMLFVRNPTGVSHAPEEHAEFADCEAGAQALARVLEHLAR, encoded by the coding sequence ATGACCACGAGCGAGTTGCTGTCGGCGATCGACGGCGTGGGGACCGACCGCAGGCGCGGCGGTTTCTCGCGCCACGCCTTCGACCCGGCCGAGATGGAGCTGCGCGAGTGGTTCGCGGAGCAGGCCGAGGCGAGGGACCTGCGGGTGACGACCGACCGCAACGCGAACCTCTGGGCTTGGTGGGGTGAGCCGGGGGACGACGCGGTGGTCACCGGCAGCCATCTCGACTCGGTCCCCGGCGGCGGCGCGTTCGACGGGCCGCTCGGCGTGGTGAGTTCCCTCGCGGCGGTGGACTCGTTGCGCGCAAGCGGATTCGTTCCGCGCCGCCCGCTGGCGGTGGTCGTGTTCGCCGAGGAGGAGGGCGGCCGGTTCGGCGTGCCCTGCCTGGGCTCCCGGCTCCTGGCGGGCACGATCGACCCGGACAAGGCCCGCGGCCTGCGCGATCCCGACGGCGTCAGCTTCGCCGATGCGATGCGGTCGGCGGGCATGCGAGCCGACCGCGTCGGCCGCGACGAAGAGGCGCTGCGCAGGATCGGGCAGTTCGTCGAGCTGCACGTGGAGCAGGGCAGGGGGCTGGTCGACCTGGAGCGGCCGGTCGCGGTCGCCTCGTCGATCCTGGCGCACGGCCGGTGGCGGTTCCGCTTCTCCGGGCAGGGCAACCACGCCGGGGCCACGCTCATCACCGACCGCCGCGACCCGATGCTGCCCGCGTCGCGGCTCGTGCTCGCCGCCCGTCGCGCGGCGGCCGGGGTGGAGGGAGCGCGGGCCACTGTCGGCAGGCTCGTCCCGAACCCGGGCGGCACCAACGTCATCCCATCCACAGTGGACCTCTGGCTGGACGCCCGGTCGCCCACGGACGCCGCCACGCGGTCCGTGGTCGACGAACTCACCGAGCGGGCGCGGGAGTTCGCCGCCGAGGAGGGCTGCGAGGTGGTGGTGACCGAGGAGTCCTACGGCGACACGGTGCACTTCCAGCCCGCGCTGCGCGACGAGCTGAGCGGACTGCTGGAGGACGCGCCGCTGCTGCCGACCGGGGCCGGCCACGACGCGGGAATCCTGGCGGCCGAGGTGCCGACCGCGATGCTGTTCGTCCGCAATCCCACCGGGGTCAGCCACGCCCCGGAGGAACACGCGGAGTTCGCCGACTGCGAGGCCGGTGCGCAGGCACTGGCCCGCGTCCTTGAACATCTGGCGAGGTGA
- a CDS encoding ABC transporter permease: protein MIDELIRFFTSPSNRELVVGQLGEHIYLSLVPLVLGVLLALPLGRLAQRVRWLRGPLQGTANVLYTVPSLALFVLIPGIVGTPLLSPLNVVIALSIYTAALLLGPVADALESVPVHITAAATALGYRPRRLFLSVELPLSVPVLAAAVRVASVSNISLVSVGALVGIGGLGRLFTDGFQRDYLVEIVVGIVLTLLLALVVDLLLVLLWRVLTPWTRAERA, encoded by the coding sequence ATGATCGACGAGCTGATCCGCTTCTTCACCAGTCCCAGCAACAGGGAACTGGTGGTCGGCCAGCTCGGGGAGCACATCTACCTCTCGCTGGTGCCGCTGGTGCTCGGCGTGCTGCTGGCGCTGCCGCTGGGGCGGCTCGCACAGCGGGTGCGGTGGCTGCGCGGTCCTCTGCAGGGCACCGCGAACGTCCTCTACACCGTGCCGTCGCTGGCGCTGTTCGTGCTGATCCCGGGCATCGTGGGCACCCCGCTGCTCTCGCCGCTCAACGTCGTGATCGCGCTGAGCATCTACACCGCCGCCCTGCTGCTCGGCCCGGTCGCCGACGCGCTGGAGTCGGTGCCCGTGCACATCACCGCCGCGGCGACCGCGCTCGGCTACCGGCCGCGGCGGCTGTTCCTGTCGGTCGAGCTGCCGCTGTCGGTGCCGGTGCTCGCGGCCGCAGTGCGGGTGGCTTCGGTCAGCAACATCAGCCTGGTCAGCGTCGGCGCGCTCGTCGGCATCGGCGGGCTGGGCAGGCTGTTCACCGACGGGTTCCAGCGCGACTACCTGGTGGAGATCGTCGTGGGGATCGTGCTGACCCTGCTGCTGGCGCTGGTGGTCGACCTGCTGCTGGTGCTGCTGTGGCGGGTGCTGACGCCCTGGACGCGAGCGGAGCGGGCATGA